The genomic stretch TACCCGAAAAGACGGGCCGTTCATCGCAATTGACTGTGGGGCTCTTCCGCGCGAACTTGCTGGCAGTGAATTGTTCGGACATGTCAAAGGGGCTTTTACAGGAGCATTGGACAATAAAACCGGACATTTTGAAATGGCCAATGGTGGGACAATCTTTCTCGATGAAATCGGCAACCTGGGATATGAAGTCCAAATACAACTCCTAAGAGCAATTCAAGAAAGAACCATAAGAAAAATAGGAGGCAACAAAGAAATCCAAATAGATGTGCGGATTATTGCAGCCACCAATGACAACTTACTCTTGCAGGCTGGAGATGGGCATTTTCGGGAAGACCTGTATCATAGATTGAATGAATTTACGCTAAGTGCTATTCCCCTGAGAAACAGAAAAGAAGATCTGGAAGATTTTGCAGGGCAATTCCTGGAAGAGAGCAATGATAGACTGGGGAAAAATATCAAAGGGTTTTCACCCGAAGTTTGGGAAACATTCCTAGCCTATGACTGGCCCGGAAATCTTCGGGAATTACGAAACATCATCAAACGGGCAGTACTGCTTTCCTCTGGATCTCATGTGGAAAAAGAATCATTGCCTGCAGACTTATACGAACCCTCTTCTTCCATAGGCTCCACTCAAAGTACACACGGATCATTTTCGCGTACGAATGAATTGCCTTCTCCAAAAGACTATAAATCCCAATGGGTAGAACAAGAGAAGGAGCTGATTCAAAAAGTACTGATGGACACTAAGTTCAACAAGTCTAAAACTGCGAGAATACTGAATATGGACCGTAAAACGCTCTACAGTAAAATGGAGAAATACGGGTTAGACTGATCCTAAACATTCACAGTTTTGTCAATGGTCTCGGTGAGCGCTGCCAGCAGGATGCGGATCTCCTCATCTAGCTGATTAAGCAAATCTCCGAGGCCATTTTTATTTCCGATTTTCAAACTGTTCTCCACTTTTCTAGCTGTCTGTCCGGCAGAGCTTTTTATCTGCCCCAGCCTACTTCCCAGTTGGTGACAGATCTCCAGAATTTGATCAAAATCATTTTTCCTTCTGGCTTGTTGCATCATTTCCAGGTCCTTTTGGGTTTCTGCCACCAGTTCACGCACGATATCCTGAAGCAATAATTCATCCCCCATGCAGAACCTCGCTAAGTCTTTCAATTGAAACAAGGTGCTTTCTGACTCAGAGATTTTTTTATTTACCGGGGAATCTTTCAGCACATGATCAGGGAAGAACCTTCCTAGACACTCTATTAATACACGCTCCTGGAATGGTTTGAAAATAATTTCAGAAAATCCACTTTCCAGCATTTTATCCCGCTCTTCCACAAAGACATTAGCTGTCATAGCCAGAATAGGTATCCCCTGATACTTCTCATATGACCGTAATTTTCTCACTACGTCAAAACCCGAAAATTCAGGCATCTGTATATCCAGTATAGCCAGATCAAAATCGATCGAGACAAACTCGTCCCGGAAATTTGTACCACCAGGATACGCAATAATAGAAGCCCCAAAGTAACTAAGGATAGTTTCCAAATACCGTATCCCCACCTTATCATCATCTACCAACAGGATTTTCAATCCAGCCAGATCCAGTGAAACAATTTCATCAGGATTGAAAACACCCAGCTCTGATTCTGTGGTACCCATCGGCAGCTTTACCAGCATCGTAGTCCCTTCGCCTTGTTCACTTGTTGCGGTGATTTCCCCTTCCATGAGAGACACGAGTCGCTGCACTATGGCCAATCCCAGTCCAGTGCCTCCATATTTTCTGGAAATAGAAGTGTCTGCCTGGTCAAATTCACGAAAAACTTTTTCAAGAACCTCCTTGGACATCCCGATGCCCGTGTCGCTGATCTCCACAGTTAGCACACCCTCTCCCCACTTCACATCTACACATATTGCCCCGTCCGAAGTAAACTTAAAAGCATTGCTCAGCAAGTTATTCAGAATCTGCTTAAGTCTAAGCTGATCACCTATAAGCCATTTATCTTCAGGAAGCTCCAGTGACCATTCAAAATCGATTTTCTTTTCAGAAGCCTGCAATTCGAAAAAGTTCTGAAGAGAAGAGAATAGTACTTCGGGGTCAAAAGGATGCGCTTCCAGCTTTAATTTACCTGCCTCCAGTTTGGAGAAATCCAGCACCTCATCCACGATCTCCATAAGCGTATCAGAAGCAAAGCCGATCATTCTTAAATGGGATTGCTGACTGGAGTCCAATTCGGATTTTTCCAGAACTGATCTGTATCCCTGGATCACATGAAGCGGATTCCGTATTTCATGGCTCATATTCGCCAAAAACTCCTGTTTGGATCTTGCCAGCTGTTCTGATTTCTGTCTGGAGATTTCCAGATTCTCCTGATACTTTTTAGTTACTTTGATTTCTTTCAATATCGAATACACCATCACCGCCGCGCCAATCACTGCCAAGATCACTATCATGATCAAAAAATAGGTCATGTCATAGGTCAGTTTATACGCGGAATCATTTTGTGTATCAGACTTCTCCAATGCACGCTGCTGTAAGGTACTGACCAGATTCTGGATAGTATTGATAATCTTACTTTGGCTGACAGAAATCTCTGATTCCATCTGGGCTAGTTTCTGTCTCTGAAAAGCTTCTTCCCTATTAACCCTGTTGATTACGCCGCGGATATTATAAAGCACACTATCCAAGGGCTGACCTGCAGGCAAATTGGGGTCTTTGATGTTTTGTTTCTGGAGATCCCGCAGATAGGCAAGGGATTTATCGTCATCCTTTGAAAGGATATTCTTATTTGCCATAGCTTCCTGTCGTAAGGACATTTCCTGCTCCAGTTCCTTAAAAAGGTAATCTTTCGGGTTGATTTTACCAATGGGCTGCAGCTCAAGGCTGGTGGCCCGTCTCCGTATCCCCAATTCCACTTTGTTTAATGCTTCTTGGGTAAAATTCCTATTAGCTAAGTTTGTCTTAACCTCATATAGGTTGATATAACCTATGATCAGGGTATCCAGATTTGTCTGCACACTTTGGATATAGCTATATTCAAGGGAATCTTCGGCTAAAGATGCCAATTCCCATAGCTTATCCTTCAGAGAAACCACGCTGGAATCCTGAACTCTAAAATCTTCATCTATACCAGAATGGTCAAATTGGGTGATCTGTATAATTTCCGACTGCAGTTTGTTAAGTAGATTAAGCTTCTGATTTGGCTCAGCAAGCTCCTTCATGGTTTCGAGGAGCCTATTTTGGGTATAATAAGTCAGCCCCGCCATTCCGATCAGAAAAATAGCAGCAATGAAAAAGCCAGTAACGACTTTACCTGCAGTATTGGAGCTTGGGGTTTTCCTCTTCATTAAAAACACATTAACACTAAAACCAATAATTATTCCAACTGAGGATTAAAACCGCAAGAGTGTATATCCTTTTGGAACATAGGTAGTGACGGTGGTCAGAGCCGAAAGAGCGACATTGACACCAGGATACAATTCACTAGTTTTTACCCCTCTTGCATGAAGGGATTGACCACACACCAAAATCTCTACTCCGGCTTCTTCCAAAGCTTTATACACGGGAATGTTGGGATTATCTGTAGAAAACCGCTTTTGATATTCTTCATTTCCCAGAATTGTGAAAATGGCACTTCCATGTACCACCACCTTCACATGCATTTGCCTTTTGGAAACACCAGAAATCCCATGAAGATTCATCATTCGGGCCATATTGTCTACCCAACGGCTGATTTCAGCATTATCTGTGGCTCCCGTGGACATATCCACAAGAATATAGTAATCCAAATCAGGGTCGGGCTTCTCTGTGGCTTCAGTCACCTGATAAATACCCCCAAAACCTTTCACCAAAGGAAACTGCGCTTCTTGAGCCAGTGAAAACTGAGTTGCTAATAGGGAAACAAAAAAGCTGAGGGAAGCGATTATTTTTATCATAAGTCTGGAATAAGTATGAAAATGTAAGGAAAATATCAGGGAGGAAAGTGGCCAGTGATGGAAAAATGATTGTTTTTCAATGGATCAGCTGATTTTCTGAGCCCCGATTCATATATTCATGATTCATTCACAAAAAAAAGATCGGTGTGCGCAGACACAAATCGAAGCATAACCTCATAAGTCCAGCTACTGGACAATTTCGTGTGCTCCTGATTAAATAAATACTCAATCCGTAAATTAAATAAGCATTATTACCACAATGCGATTTAGTAAGCAAAATCGGAGAACAATAACTATTTCCTTTTAAACTTCTCCAACCACTTTATCATACTCCTACGCTCGGAAGGATGGGCAATCGCCCAAATTACCCCAATATAAAGTAGAGTGATCAAAAAATAAATTATCGCCATAGTTCAAATATAAAAGTAAGCACCTATTCCTGTCATTAGGATAGTCAAACACTGCCACAAATTTCGGTTGGTAAGACACAAACCGAGGCGACCCAGAAAAAACGTCGCAAATCTCAACTCTAAAATGACCTCGTAAATCGTACTTCTAAAATCATAAACAAAAAAAGCCTTAACCGAATAAACGATCAAGGCCTTTTCTGTGCGCACGAGAGGATTCGAACCTCCACACTACTTAAAGCACCAGCCCCTCAAGCTGGCGTGTCTACCAGTTTCACCACGTGCGCAGTTAACAGTCTGCAAAAGTATCATACTTGCCGATTACAAGCAAACCCGACGCTAACCTTTTGCATTTATTTTCTTCGGGACTACCCGTAAACTTTCTTTTCAGCCGACAACAGTGTGTTGTAAAGCAAAGAAGCAATAGTCATCGGCCCTACACCACCAGGCACAGGTGTGATGGCAGATGCAATTTCAGCTACTTCCTCAAACTTCACGTCGCCTACCAGCCTAAATCCTGATTTCTTGCTGGCATCTTCGATTCTATGGATTCCCACATCGATCACCACTGCTCCTGGTTTCACCATGTCAGCCGTTACAAAATGTGGTTTGCCCAGGGCCACAATAAGAATGTCTGCAGATCTGGCTATTTCGGGGAGGTTGGCAGTACGGCTATGAGTCAGCGTCACGGTAGCATTTCCAGGATAGCCATTTCTGGCCATCAGAATACTCATCGGACTTCCTACGATATGACTTCTACCAATTACCACGCAATGCTTGCCTGAGGTCTCAATATTGTATCTTTTCAGAAGCTCTACGATCCCATAAGGAGTTGCTGCCACGTAAGCTGGCCAGTTGAGTGCCATACGTCCAACATTTGCCGGAGTAAACCCATCCAAGTCTTTCTCAGGCTTGATCTTATCGGTTACTTTCTCCACGGAGATATGCTTAGGCAGAGGAAGTTGTACGATCAACCCATCTATTTCCGGGTTTTCGTTAATATCAGCAACTACCTTCAGCAGCTCTTCTTCGGAGACATCGTCATCCAGTCTTACCAAGGTGGATTCAAAACCACATTCACTGCAGGCTTTCACTTTCGCATTCACATAAGTGTGACTCGCACCGTCATTTCCTACCAAAATAGCGGCAAGATGGGGTGTTTTTCCTCCCTCCGCTTTGATTTCCGCTACACGGGCAGCAATTTCAGATTTGATTTCAGAGGATGTTTTTTTACCGTCGATGAGAATTGCCATGTTTTTTTATTTGAGGATTCAAACTTCGGTATTCAACATTCGAAGTTCGTCATTCATTATTCAATTATTGTTTTTTTCTGCAGTCCCAACACTTTTGACAAATATTGAAATCAGCTGATTGCATTCATTTTGTAGACTTACGATTCAATATTCGAACTTCATCATTCTACATTCGATATTATTTTTTTAATGATGAATGTCCAATATTGAATACTGAATATCGAAGTTCAAAACCTCGCAGTCACTTCTTAATCAAGCTTCAGCACCGCCATAAACGCCTCCTGCGGCACCTCGACGTTACCGACTTGCCTCATTCGCTTCTTACCTTTTTTCTGCTTTTCGAGGAGTTTTCGTTTACGGGAAATATCACCACCATAGCACTTCGCCAATACGTTTTTACGTAAGGCTTTAACGGTTTCCCGAGCGATGATTTTCTGCCCTATCGCTGCCTGTATGGCGATTTCAAACATCTGTCTCGGCACCAGTTCCTTCAGCTTTTCGCACAGTCTTCTACCCCATTCGTACGCTTTGTCTCTATGGACTACTGCTGACAAAGCATCTACCGGTTCCCCATTTAGCATCACATCCAGCCTCACCATATGTGACACTTCGTATCCTTTCAACTCATAATCCAACGAGGCATAACCTCTGGAAATGGTTTTCAGCTTATCGAAGAAGTCAAATACAATCTCTGCCAGCGGCATATCGAAAGTCAGTTCCACACGCTCTGCAGTCAGGTAAACCTGATTTTTGATCTGCCCTCGCTTGTCCATACATAGCGTAATCACTGCGCCCACATATTCGGAGGCCGTGATGATGGACGCTTTCACATAGGGCTCCTCAATATGCTTCATACGCGTAGGATCAGGCATGTCCGACGGCGCATTGATGACTTGGTATGTATCGTTAGTCATCAGCGCCTTGAACTGCACTGAAGGCACAGTCGTGATCACTGTCATGTCAAACTCACGCTCTAAACGCTCTTGGATGATCTCCATATGGAGCATTCCCAAAAAGCCGCAACGGAAGCCAAAGCCCAAAGCCATGGAGGTTTCAGGCTCCCAAACGAGTGATGCATCATTCAGCTGAAGCTTCTCCATCGAATAGCGAAGTTCCTCGTAGTCGGTAGTCTCCACAGGGTAAATACCTGCAAATACCATCGGCTTTACGTTTTCAAAACCCTGAATAGCTTTATCACAAGGCCTTTTGATGTGAGTGATGGTATCACCCACTTTGATTTCTTTGGCAACTTTCACCCCAGAGATCAGGTAACCAACGTTACCGGCGCTCATAGTATGCTGTGGGATTTGGTTTAGTCCCAAAATCCCGATTTCATCTGCCTCGTATTCTTTTCCGGTATTGACAAATTTGATCTTGTCACCTTTACTGAAGGTACCGTTGAAAATCCTGAAGATTACTTCTACGCCCCGGAAGGGGTTGTAAACCGAGTCAAAAATCATCGCTTGAAGCGGAGCGTCTGGATCTCCTTTGGGTGCTGGAATTCTATTCACCACAGCTTTCAGGATATCGTCTATGCCGATACCTGTTTTGCCGGAGGCCAAAATAATATCTTCTCTATCGCAACCGATCAGATCAATCACCTCATCGGCAACAGATTCTGGGTCAGCACCAGGAAGATCAATTTTATTTAAAACAGGAATGATTTCCAGATCATGGCCAAGAGCCAGATACAAGTTGGAAATCGTCTGCGCTTCGATTCCTTGGGAAGCATCCACGATCAGCAATGCACCTTCACAGGCTGCAATCGATCGGGAAACCTCATATGAAAAATCGACGTGGCCGGGCGTATCAATCAAGTTGAGCGTATATACCTCACCTTCATGGGTATATTTCATCTGGATCGCATGAGACTTGATCGTGATACCACGCTCTCGCTCCAAATCCATATTATCCAACAACTGATTCTGCATATCGCGATCCGCGACAGTATCAGTTTGCTGCAGTAATCTATCCGCCAGTGTACTCTTCCCATGATCAATATGGGCGATGATACAGAAATTCCTTATTTTTTGCATATCCATTCTGCCCGCAAAAGTAGTGAAAATTAACAGGATCATTTCATTTTGAAGCGTTTCTTATACAATCCACTTCAACCACCGTCAAACTTAAAAAGTGTTAAAACTGTAGAAGCTGCGCCTCCATCCAAAAGTTATACCCTTCATTAAACGGCTGTGAAAAGCAGCTTTTAACTAGGTATTTTGATTATTTTCTCCCCACTTTCTGTAAAAAAGCACACATTTTTTTCCTAATTTCACATGACACTCATAAGAAAATCCCCCATTTTTACTCAAACAGTGAGTTTTTTACGCATGGTATGATTATCTCTACTGAAGCTGATAATATTTTAACGGAATTAATCTCAACTGATGAAATACCACTATTTATTTAGGTCAAACAGAAAAGTCTTATTCACTATCCTATCATCACTGACACTAATGATAGGATGTAAAGAGGCAGAAGTAGAAGAAGAGGGCATTCCATTGCCTGTATTGACTCTTAAGCAAGAATCAGCAGCACTTGCCTTTAATTACCTAGGCTCAATAGAAGGTGTAGAGAATGTTCAGATCCGTCCCCAAGTGGAAGGAATTCTGGAGGCAATCTATGTAGATGAAGGTCAATATGTCAAAAAGGGCGATCCATTGTTTAAGATCAACAGTCAGCCCTACATGGAAGACTTAAAGAACGCACAGGCGAATGTCGAACTTGAGAAAGCCCGATTAAAAAAGGCTCAGACTGAAATAGACAGGTTACGTCCTCTAATTGAGAATGAAGTGATCTCAGGCGTAAGGATGGAAACCACTCTGGCTGACTATGAGGTGGCTCAGTCTTCCCTGGCAAAGGCAGAAGCTGCAGCGGCCAATATGCAGATCAACATGAATTTCACTACCATAAATGCTCCTGTGGACGGCTTGATAGGAAGGATCCCAAAGTCTATCGGGAATGTGGTCAAAAAATCCGACGATGCTCCTATCACCACGCTATCCAATGTAAGAGAAATTTATGTTTATTTCTCTATGAGTGAATCTGACTACCTCTACTATGAGCGGATGAAAAAAGATTCCACCTCTAAGCGAATGAATCCAGATGTAAAACTGGTATTGGCTGACGGGAGCATTTATGATAAGGTGGGTAAAATCGATGCAAATTCAGGCCAAATTAACCGATCCACAGGATCCATTACTTTACGGGCACATTTTGAAAATCCTGACACACTATTAAGGACAGGAAATACAGGTAAAATCTTAATGGAGCAGATTTACCCAAATGCTATTCTCATACCGCAGTCCGCTACCACTACGATCCAAGACAAACGGTTCATTTTCTTGCTGAATGATGACAATACCGTGTCCCAGCATGAAATTACTATAGAGGGAAGATCCGGCACAAATTATATTGTAACCGGTAACACACTTAAACCAAATGATAGAATTGTAACTGCAGGACTTAATAAGCTGAGCGAAGGTGTTTTGGTCAAACCTTTGGCACAAGGCAAATTACTATCTGATCTGTAATCCCTAACAAGCGGTAACCCTTCATAACCCTCTCTTTAAGTTATAAAGAAGGGAGTTTAATTAAATTCATTAACATACTAATTCTCTCTGATTTAGAGAGGGGTGGCTCTCCTTGTGGGTTGTTACCACTTTTTGTCAAGGTTAACCCTGATGAACGCATGATAAAAAACATAATTCAAAGGCCGGTCCTCGCATTGGTAATATCTATCCTCCTAGTTTTGGCAGGAGCTGCCAGTATTTCCAAACTTCCCGTTGAAAGATTTCCGGAAATCGCACCTCCCAGTGTGAGTGTCCAAGTGTATTATCCTGGTGCAAATGCAGAAACGGTTGCCAAATCTGTACTTCTCCCCCTTGAAGAAGCTATAAACGGTGCGGAGAACATGAGTTATATAAACTCCACAGCCACTAACTCCGGAAGGGGGCGATCCACGGTCTATTTTGAGCCGGGTACTGATCCAAACGTAGCCGCTGTAGAAATCCAAAATAGAATTTCCATGGTGATGGAGCAGATTCCTTCCGAGGTAAGGGAAGCAGGAATCGTGGTGTTAAAGAGACTTAAAGGATCTCTGATGACCATCAATATCTACAGCGAAAACGGCACTTTTGATGAAACATTTCTGAATGCATACACCCGTATGAAAATCAGAAGGGAACTCAAAAGAGTCGGAGGGATTGCAGAAGCTTCTATTCTTAGATCGAGAGATTATGCGATGAGAATCTGGCTAAACCCTGAAAAATTAGCTCTTTACGGATTGACCCCGCGGGATGTCATGGATGAAGTAAGAGACCAAAGCTTTGAGGCTGCCCCCGGGAAATTTGGAGAAAACTCTGAAGAGGTTTTTGAGATTATTTTGAAGCATGGCGGACGATTCAGTGAGCCGGAAGAGTATGAAAACCTGGTCATTAAATCAGAAGCAGACGGTTCGCAACTCCGGCTTAGAGACGTGGCAAGGCTTGAATTTGGCGCTTCTAACTACGCCAGTGAAAATAGACTGGATGGAAAAGCCGCAGTGACTATAGATATCGTGCAGCAGCAGGGAGCCAATGCGGTAGAAATAGACAAGGAGGTGCGTGCTATCATGGAAGATCAGGCAAAATCATTTCCTGACGGGATGAAATACAATATTACCTACAGCGTCAGGGATCAGATAGATGAATCCATGCACCATGTGCAGAAAACTCTTCTTGAAGCATTCGTATTGGTATTTTTGGTTGTTTTTATCTTTTTACAGGATTTCCGGGCTACCATTATCACCGCCATATCCATCCCTGTATCGCTTATCGGTACATTCTTATTCCTTCAGCTGATCGGAGCCACAATGAATGTCCTGAGCATGTTCTCCATTGTGCTGGCGATCGGTATTGTTGTGGATGATGCCATCGTGGTGATCGAGGCTATCTATGAGAAAATCCACGACCATGGAATGAAAGTGATAGATGCAGTGAATGCGGCTATGTCGGAAATTACGGGAGCGATTATTTCGATTACCATTGTAATTGCAGCTGTATTCTTGCCTGCCGGATTTCTAGATGGACCTGTGGGTGTTTTTTACAAAGAATTTGCCTTCACCATCATCTTTGCAGTGTTTATCTCCGCTGTCAACGCATTGACACTTGTACCGGTATTAAGTGCGCTGATACTGGGCAAAAAGAAAAGGGAAAAGGAAAACTCCAAAAACGGATTTTTTGTCAGAACCGGTATTTCCGCAAAATTCAAAAAGCTCTATGCGCTGCAAGCAAAGGGACTTAAAAAGTTTGATGTGGTTTTTGATAAGTTCACCTTCCAATACATCAGGTTGGTCAAATGGTCCATTGCGCGCAAATGGTGGACTCTAGGTGGGCTGACACTGGTCACAGCACTTACCTTCTTTCTTGCATCCGGCACTCCAAAAGGTTTTATCCCTACAGAAGATGATAACTTCCTTATCTTCTCCCTCACCATGCCTGAAGGATCTTCCCTTCACCGAACTAACCAATTACTCAGAGCGGCAGACTCAATTTTGCATAAGGAACCTGCAGTCGCGAGTGTAAATACAGTATCGGGCTACAATATTGTCGATGACTCTGAAAGTGCATCTACAGGGCTGGGCTATGTTAAATTGAAGGACATTAAAAACAGGGGAGATATTTCCAACATTAAGGAAGTGGTCAAACACCTAACCAAAAAACTAGAAGTATTAAACGAAGCAAAAATCAACATGTATCCACGCCCAACCGTTCAGGGCTTCGGTAATTTTGATGGGGTGCAGATCGTTCTTCAGGATTATTCTGATGGGGATCTCGCAGAATTTGGAGTGCTGGTGAATGAATTTGTGGCGGAATTGTCCAGACAAAAACAAGTGGAGAGTGCATTTACTTCATACAACACGAATTTCCCTCAATTCAAACTGGATATTGATTATGAAAAAGCGAAGGGATTGGGAGTAAGTGTGAAAGACATGATGTTTACAATTCAATCCAACTTTGGTAGAACACGTGTCGGCGATTTTAACAGATTCACACGCCAATATATGGTGTACATGCAGTCTGACATCGAGTATAGAGAAACGCCAGACGCCATCAATTCCATCATGATCAAAAACAACAAGGGCGAAATGGTACCCCTAAGTTCTTTTGTAAGACTTGTGCCATCTTATGGGCCGGAGACGGTGTTTAGATACAACCTATATAATGCAGCAAGAATTAACATTACCCCAGCAAAAGGATACAGCACAGGTGATGTGATGGGTATGATAGATGAACTCACTGCCCAAAAATTACCTGCCAATCTAGGCTTTGAATGGACAGGTATGAGTTTGGAAGAGAAGAAATCGGGTTCGGATACTACTATTATTTTCATCATCAGTATTATCCTTACCTACTTCATATTGGCTGCCCAATACGAAAGCTTCTGGCTACCGATGGCAGTAATCCTCTCTCTTCCCGCTGGTATATTGGGGATCTATGTTTCAATCAATCTTGTAGGAATAGACAATAACATCTATGTACAGGTGGGAATGATTATGCTCATAGGCTTACTTGCTAAGAATGGTATTCTAATCGTGGAATTTGTAGCCCAAAAACGAAGGGCAGGCCTAGCTGTACTGGAGGCTGTAATCGAAGCCTGTAAACTGAGGCTTCGCCCAATTATGATGACCTCTTTTGCATTTACTGCCGGACTGATTCCATTGATGTTTTCTGTGGGATCATCAGCAGAAGGCACCAAATCAGTGAGTATAGGTACCGCAGGAGGAATGATCTTCGGGATTTCCCTAGGGCTGATTTTCATCCCGGTACTTGCCTTTGTTTTCCAGCAGCTACAAGACCGTTTATCCCTGACCGTAAGTAAGACCG from Algoriphagus sp. NG3 encodes the following:
- a CDS encoding efflux RND transporter permease subunit, whose product is MIKNIIQRPVLALVISILLVLAGAASISKLPVERFPEIAPPSVSVQVYYPGANAETVAKSVLLPLEEAINGAENMSYINSTATNSGRGRSTVYFEPGTDPNVAAVEIQNRISMVMEQIPSEVREAGIVVLKRLKGSLMTINIYSENGTFDETFLNAYTRMKIRRELKRVGGIAEASILRSRDYAMRIWLNPEKLALYGLTPRDVMDEVRDQSFEAAPGKFGENSEEVFEIILKHGGRFSEPEEYENLVIKSEADGSQLRLRDVARLEFGASNYASENRLDGKAAVTIDIVQQQGANAVEIDKEVRAIMEDQAKSFPDGMKYNITYSVRDQIDESMHHVQKTLLEAFVLVFLVVFIFLQDFRATIITAISIPVSLIGTFLFLQLIGATMNVLSMFSIVLAIGIVVDDAIVVIEAIYEKIHDHGMKVIDAVNAAMSEITGAIISITIVIAAVFLPAGFLDGPVGVFYKEFAFTIIFAVFISAVNALTLVPVLSALILGKKKREKENSKNGFFVRTGISAKFKKLYALQAKGLKKFDVVFDKFTFQYIRLVKWSIARKWWTLGGLTLVTALTFFLASGTPKGFIPTEDDNFLIFSLTMPEGSSLHRTNQLLRAADSILHKEPAVASVNTVSGYNIVDDSESASTGLGYVKLKDIKNRGDISNIKEVVKHLTKKLEVLNEAKINMYPRPTVQGFGNFDGVQIVLQDYSDGDLAEFGVLVNEFVAELSRQKQVESAFTSYNTNFPQFKLDIDYEKAKGLGVSVKDMMFTIQSNFGRTRVGDFNRFTRQYMVYMQSDIEYRETPDAINSIMIKNNKGEMVPLSSFVRLVPSYGPETVFRYNLYNAARINITPAKGYSTGDVMGMIDELTAQKLPANLGFEWTGMSLEEKKSGSDTTIIFIISIILTYFILAAQYESFWLPMAVILSLPAGILGIYVSINLVGIDNNIYVQVGMIMLIGLLAKNGILIVEFVAQKRRAGLAVLEAVIEACKLRLRPIMMTSFAFTAGLIPLMFSVGSSAEGTKSVSIGTAGGMIFGISLGLIFIPVLAFVFQQLQDRLSLTVSKTVETTDTNNESY